A region from the Mercenaria mercenaria strain notata chromosome 7, MADL_Memer_1, whole genome shotgun sequence genome encodes:
- the LOC128558641 gene encoding myb/SANT-like DNA-binding domain-containing protein 4, whose translation MTSVVELTKVGQELGYEGEELRNFVKEEQAREREERHSRLEAEKDRLEAEKLRAEAEKDRLEAEKDRLELEARLQKEKIEYERKLELDKLEYGRKLEQDKLEMEKEKLMLARKLETKKEEAESRKLETEHKFKTDLEKMSKKKVKVKMSPFDGEKLPVAYASRKLLPREQKYSVIEKECLAIVWAVAKFHRYLFGKDFVLETDHQPLTYLNKAKLSNSRLMRWALALQPYRISIRAIPGRENVGADYLSRV comes from the exons atgactagtgtagtagagttaacgaaggtaggacaggagttaggttatgaaggagaggagttacgtaactttgttaaggaagagcaggctagggaacgtgaggaaagacatagtagattagaggcagagaaagatagattagaggcagagaaattaagagcagaggcagagaaagataggttagaagcagagaaagatagattagagttagaagctag gttgcagaaggaaaagatagagtatgaacgtaagttagaattagataagttagaatacggacgtaagttagaacaggataagttagaaatggaaaaggagaagttaatgttagctaggaagttagaaacaaagaaggaggaagcagaaagtaggaaattagaaacagagcataagtttaagacagacttagaaaagatgagtaagaaaaaggtaaaggttaagatgtctccctttgatggagaaaaattacctgtagcgtatgctagtagaaaattgctacctagggagcaaaagtactcagtgatagagaaggagtgtttagcgatagtatgggcagtagctaagtttcaccggtatttgttcggtaaagactttgtattagagacagatcatcagccgctcacttatttgaataaagcgaaacttagcaactccaggctgatgagatgggcattggcattacagccatataggatcagtattagagcaattcctggtagagaaaatgtaggcgcagattatttgagtagagtgtag
- the LOC123553997 gene encoding uncharacterized protein LOC123553997 produces MDVCKFISCLLCLVVCGLPDFTDAQLGGYAYPRRIRPRGRLYPVYPRDPYRRPIYHDPVLPIGGGRVRGVYPPVIDGGLRRPTVVTDRSERQRSNINVQNTNNNRRIESSSGNVNVNQVQETGQTRCVPACDSLCYGECVHDSSCTGGRCSPIIGGGMFI; encoded by the exons ATGGATGTTTGTAAATTTATTAGCTGTTTACTTTGTTTG GTTGTATGCGGTCTACCTGATTTCACAGACGCACAACTCGGTGGATATG CATATCCACGGCGAATAAGGCCCAGAGGTCGTTTGTACCCTGTATACCCGCGAGATCCCTATCGACGACCAATCTATCATGATCCAGTGTTACCGATAGGTGGTGGCAGAGTGAGGGGTGTATATCCGCCTGTAATTGATGGAGGCCTGCGACGGCCAACTGTTGTAACTGATAGATCGGAAAGACAGAGATCAAATATTAATGTACAGAATACCAATAACAATCGACGTATCGAGAGCAGTTCAGGAAATGTTAACGTTAACCAAGTCCAAG aaaccGGACAAACTAGATGCGTACCAGCTTGTGATAGTTTATGCTATGGagaatgtgttcatgattctAGCTGTACAGGAGGAAGGTGTAGTCCCATAATAGGGGGAGGAATGTTTATATAA